TTTTTCAAACCTGGGACCTAGCCGGCCCATTTCCAGCGATTCTTACTGACGCTATCGTTGGCGAAGCCGCACGGCGCGTCTATGAAGATGCGCAAAATATGCTAGCGCAACTGATTGCTGGCCGCTGGCTCACCGCACATGGGGTTTTCGCCTTATTGCCGGCCAATACCGTAAATGACGATGACATCGAAATCTATACCGATGAGACCCGCAAGCAGATTGCTCTAACCTGGCATACGCTGCGCCAACAAAGTGAACGCCCAGTTATTGAGGGCCCTAATCAAGAAAAAATCCGCCGGCCAAACCGCGCCTTAGCGGATTTTATTGCGCCGAAAGAAACGCAAATTGACGATTACATTGGCCTTTTCGCCGTCACTGCGGGCCTCAATATCGATAAAAAAGTACAGCAATTTGAACAGGCTCAAGATGACTATAGCGCCATCATGCTTAAGGCGCTTGCCGATCGTCTGGCGGAAAGTTTTGCGGAGCGCTTGCATGAACGCATCCGCACAGAGTTTTGGGGCTATGCGGCCGCGGAGCAACTCAGCCATAATGAGTTGATAAATGAGAAATACGTAGGCATCCGCCCCGCGCCAGGCTATCCTGCTTGCCCGGACCATTTAGTGAAGCAGGCTATGTTCAGCCTTATGCATTGCGACGAAATAGACATGCAGCTCACCGAGTCGCTTGCCATGCTGCCGGCGGCAAGCGTCTCAGGTTTTTATTTGGCGCATCCCGACAGCACTTATTTCTCCGTCGGCAAAATTGGCACCGATCAACTGGATGATTATGCCCGTCGGACCGGATTATCCATCACGGACGCACAACGCGCACTAGCTGCGTCACTTTGACACCAGGCCCTCTAAACAACGTGCATAGGTTGCCGTAAGTGCGTCTGGCTCAGACACAGCCATGCCAAGGTCACGTAAACGGCCATCATGCACCCCATATACCAAAGCGTGAACCATCAGGGATTGGCCCCGTGCCCAGGCATCTTGCACAACCGTAGTACCGCATACATTGACTGCTTGTTCAATCGCATTAAGCTCAATTAGAAGCCGATGCCGCTCTTCCCCGGCTGGCTTTTGCTCGAGCAGCGCCCGATGCTTATCTTGAACGTCCAGAATATGGCGCAGCCAGTTATCGGCAAGCCCTACACGCCGCTCAAATAGCGCAGCGCCCACGCCAGAGCAACCATAATGGCCCACCACCATAATATGCTTAACTTTAAGCAAATCAACCGCGAATTGAATCACTGATAAACAATTCAAGTCGGAATGGACAATCACATTTGCAATATTACGGTGAACAAATACTTCGCCGGGAGGCAAACCAATAATTTGATTTGCCGGCACGCGCGAATCGGAGCAACCAATCCATAGATACTCCGGAGTTTGCTGATCCTTTAAGCTTAAGAAATAATTCGGATTCTCAGCTAACATGCGCGCAACCCACGCTTTATTGTTATCAAACAGATGATGCAGAGGGTTAGATTGTTCATGCATCGGATGATTGATGTCTTGCATCACCTTATGGCCCTTTTCCAATTTACGCGACATGCTAGCCAACCAATTTAATTAACAGATACGGCCGTGAAATTCTGCCGCCCAAATGGACTCACACTGTATCCAGCAATGTTGCCACGCGTCAATGCGGTCACTTTAGGGTGGCCAATCGGAATCCACAGCGCTTCATCGTAAATGACTTTCTGCGCCGTTAGATACAACTTCGTACGTTGTGCTTGATCCGTCGTAACCTTGGCTTGAGCAATCAAACTATCCAATTCTGGCTGGCAAAAACGCGCAAAGTTGGTCCCCGAACGTACCGCTGCACAGCTAAATTGCGGCGTCAGAAAATTATCTGGATCGCCATTATCGCCAGCCCAGCCCATAAACAAGAGATCATGCGCGCCTTGTTTCGCCTCGCGGATTAGCTCGCCCCATTCAACGATCCTTACTTGCGCCTTAATGCCAATTTTTTCAAGATCGGCTTGCAATAATTCAGCGCCCGTTTGTGGGTTTGGATTCAACGTGCTTCCCGTTGGACGGGTCCAAATGACAGTCTCGAAGCCCTTCGGATAACCGGCTTCAGACAGCAACTGCTTTGCGCGTGCAATATTGTGCGGCCAGGGTTGAAGATTTTTCTCATAACTCCAGGTACCTGGAGGATAAGGGTTGCTAGCAGGTAAAGCCGTACCGTTAAATAGCGTATTCAGATAATTGGTGCGATCAAAGGCTAAATTAATCGCTTGGCGCACTTTTTTATTATCGAGTGGTTTGTGCTGCGTATTCAGAGCGACGAAGGCCGTCATGAAGCCCGGGGTCTCAACAATTTTTAACAGCTTATCCGCCCGCGCTGAGCTCACATCTTGCGGTCGTGGCGACAATGAAATTTGGCATTCTCCAGCATTCAGCCTTTGCGCACGCACGGCTGGATCGGGGGTAATCGCATAAATAAGCTGGTCAATCTGTGGGCGCGCCCCCCAATACTGAGGGTTGCGGTCATAACGGATAAGCGCATCCCTCTGATAACTACGCAGCTTGAATGGGCCTGTGCCTACCGGTTCTAAATTAAAATCCCCAAGGCGGTTAGCTTTGAGCAGTTGGTCTGCATATTCGGCCGAATAGATCGAGGCAAAACCCATTGTCAATACCGACAAAAAGGTAGCATCAGGCTTTTTCAACGTAAAACGGATTGTATTCGGGCCAAGTTTTTGGATGGCTTGCACCCGCTCTGGCAATTGCAGGGATTGCGCATGCGGAAAACCGCTAGGACCCGCCACCTTATGCCAAGGGTTGGCCGGATTCAGCATGCGATCAAAAGTAAACGCCACATCATCCGCATTCAACACACGGCTGGGTTTGAAAGTACCCCGTGTATGAAACTGAACATTTTGGCGCAGATAAAAAGTATAGCTTAGGCCATCCGTACTCACTTCCCACTTCTCGGCCAATGCCGGCACGACTTTGCTAGTCGTCTCATCAAAAGCCACAAGACCATTAAAAATAAGATCAGCGCTGGCATTCGTGGTCACTAATGCATTGTACTGAACTACATCAAAACCATCCGGGCTAGCTTCCGTACAAATGGTTAACGACTTAGGCGCAGCCGGTTTAGCTTCAGCCGCTAATGATGCGCTCAGCAATAATAAACTGGCACCGCAAGCAGCGATTAATTTTCGCTTCATAACGCCCTTCTCCATGATAGTTAGCATCTGGGTGCAACCTTCATACCGGCTCCCCGTTTGCAGGTTTTTGATTTTTTAACAGCAAACTTACATTTTTTTCGCGCGAATCTGGGCGATAACAAAGTCTAACACTGGCATGACCCCTTCCAAGCTATTCGTCAGCGCCGGAGAAACTTCATATTTCCCCTGCACGGCTAGCGCGGGTACACCCGTAAGGTTGTAATCCACCATCAATTTATTGTCACGCTGCACCTCTGCTGCGGTGCTAAAAGAGTGATAAATCTCAAGAAATTTTTTCTTGTCCACGCCATGCTGGGCCACAAATTCCGCTTGCGCCTCAGTCGTTTTCAAATAGTTTCGATCGACATGAATGGCCTTGAAAATTTTGGGCGCCATTTGCGTCGCAACCCCGAGCTTATCAAGCGCATGATACAGTTTCTGATAAACCTCAAGGCTGGCGTCAAAAGCAATCGGCACCCGCTTAAAAACAACATCAGGACCTTGCTTGCTAGCCCACGCTTCAATCAAGGGATCAAAATCTTTGCAATGCGGACAACCGTACCAGAAAAATTCAATCACTTCGATCTTGCCTGCTGGCACGCTCACAGCCTGCGGCGTTTTCAGCACTTTATAGTGTTTGCCTGCTTGCGGCGTAAGCGTCGAAGCATACACACCACTCACTGCAAAAAAGATAAAGGCGAGTAAAACACTAAGCGATTTTTTCATATCAATCTATAACCACTATCGAGTTAAAAATACAAAAATATATCATCTAGGCCAAGGCATTTCATGGGTTGTTTGACGGGCGAATAATCGCCGTATCAATCCCTGCTTCAGCTAACCGCTGACGCACCCGATTCATTTGCTCAAACTGCGGAAATGGACCCAAGCGCACACGATAATACAAAATACCGGCACCCTCATAACGCGTTATTTTAGATTCAAAACCTTGCAACGCTAATTTAGCCCGTTGCTGTTCGGCATCCGCTTTTGTCTTATATGCGCCGACTTGCAAAGCATAACTGCCGTTCGCTCCATTCGGCGCTACCTCCGGTTTATTTGCAGTTTGCCTATTTGGCGCAGTCGACGACAATGGCACTTCGACAATCTGCGGGTCGCCAGTAGGGTTTCGTGGCGACATCGGGCCCTCGGAAAATTGCCCAGCGGGCGCTGCTGGTTGGCCAGAAGAATTTCCTTGCAATAAACGATTGGGATCGGCCTGAGTTGGATTGCTTAAATTCTCCGCGTTAGGCGGCGTCCCATTCTTCGCCACAAAAGGCGTAGGCGCACGCGTCACATATAATGCAACCACAACCGCAATCGCCAAGCCAATGGTTAGGCCAAGCACAAGGCCCAAAAGCGTTCCTCCGCTTTGCTTAGAAGCACGGCGCTGCTTTTTCATCATTCAAACACTACCCAAATAATTCCAAAATAAGGCCCATTCATCATGGGGACTTTCAATTACATTTTGCTCGGCGCACTTACACCCAGTATGGTTAAACCATTCGCCAAAACTTGGCGCGTTGCCGCAATCAGCGCTAACCGCGCGTTGCGCTGCGCGGCATCATCCACCAAAACACGTTCGGCATTGTAAAACGCATGGAATTGACCGGCGAGCTCTCGCAAATAAAAAGCCACCGCGTGTGGCGCAAGTTCTGTCGCCGCGCGCGCTAGCATCTCCGGATATTCAGCCAGACATTTCAGTAATGCGTTCTCATGTGGACTGACCAGCGACGCAAGATTCGCTTGCGCTAGCGTCAGCGAATCTCCGCCCCACTGCGCCAGTACCGAACAAATGCGCGCATGTGCGTATTGCACGTAATATACTGGGTTTTCATCACTTTGCTGCAACGCCAGATCAATGTCAAACACAAACTCTGTATCGGCTTTACGGGAAACTAAAAAGAAACGTACGGTATCGCGGCCGCGGCGGATGATTTCATCATTCGCCAATGCAGATTGTAGTTTTTCTGACGCGCCTGACCCGCCCCCTGACCATTCAATCAAATCACGCACGGTCACATAACTGCCAGCACGTTTAGAAAGCTTTACTTCCTGGCCATTGCGCATTACCGTAACCATTTTGTGCAACACATAATCTGGGTAGCCAGGCGGTATATTCAGCCCTAACTGCTGTAAACCAGCGCGTACGCGCGCTACCGTCCCATGGTGATCCGAACCCTGCACATTAATGACTTTATTAAAGCCGCGCTGCCATTTTGTCACATGATAAGCAATATCTGGCACAAAATACGTATAACTCCCATCCGTTTTACGCATCACCCGATCTTTGTCATCGCCCTCATCTGTGGTGCGCAACCATAACGCCCCTTCTTGTTCATACGTTTTGCCAGCGGCCACCAACGCGGCGACAGTTGCCTCAACCCGACCATCGCTATAAAGCGATGATTCAAGATAATATTGATCAAACTTAACCCCAAACGCCTGCAAATCTATATCTTGCTCACGCCGCAAATACGCCACAGCAAAACACCGGATGGCGTCGAGATCACTCACATCAGCTAAGCCTTGTACCGGCTCGCCCTCTTGTCTCGTGACCGTAGCTCCAGCAAGATAATCGCGCGCAATTTCAGCGATATATTCCCCGTTGTAAGCCGTTTCTGGCCAATCTGCATGTCCCGGCGCCAAACCGCGCGCGCGCGCCTGCACCGACAATGCTAGGTTATGAATTTGCACACCTGCGTCATTGTAATAAAACTCACGATGCACGCGCCAACCTTGCGTGCCCAGCACATTCGCCAATATATCGCCTAACGCAGCTTGCCGTCCGTGCCCCACATGTAGCGG
The Mycoavidus cysteinexigens genome window above contains:
- a CDS encoding ABC transporter substrate-binding protein, translating into MKRKLIAACGASLLLLSASLAAEAKPAAPKSLTICTEASPDGFDVVQYNALVTTNASADLIFNGLVAFDETTSKVVPALAEKWEVSTDGLSYTFYLRQNVQFHTRGTFKPSRVLNADDVAFTFDRMLNPANPWHKVAGPSGFPHAQSLQLPERVQAIQKLGPNTIRFTLKKPDATFLSVLTMGFASIYSAEYADQLLKANRLGDFNLEPVGTGPFKLRSYQRDALIRYDRNPQYWGARPQIDQLIYAITPDPAVRAQRLNAGECQISLSPRPQDVSSARADKLLKIVETPGFMTAFVALNTQHKPLDNKKVRQAINLAFDRTNYLNTLFNGTALPASNPYPPGTWSYEKNLQPWPHNIARAKQLLSEAGYPKGFETVIWTRPTGSTLNPNPQTGAELLQADLEKIGIKAQVRIVEWGELIREAKQGAHDLLFMGWAGDNGDPDNFLTPQFSCAAVRSGTNFARFCQPELDSLIAQAKVTTDQAQRTKLYLTAQKVIYDEALWIPIGHPKVTALTRGNIAGYSVSPFGRQNFTAVSVN
- a CDS encoding thiol:disulfide interchange protein DsbA/DsbL — its product is MKKSLSVLLAFIFFAVSGVYASTLTPQAGKHYKVLKTPQAVSVPAGKIEVIEFFWYGCPHCKDFDPLIEAWASKQGPDVVFKRVPIAFDASLEVYQKLYHALDKLGVATQMAPKIFKAIHVDRNYLKTTEAQAEFVAQHGVDKKKFLEIYHSFSTAAEVQRDNKLMVDYNLTGVPALAVQGKYEVSPALTNSLEGVMPVLDFVIAQIRAKKM
- a CDS encoding SPOR domain-containing protein — its product is MMKKQRRASKQSGGTLLGLVLGLTIGLAIAVVVALYVTRAPTPFVAKNGTPPNAENLSNPTQADPNRLLQGNSSGQPAAPAGQFSEGPMSPRNPTGDPQIVEVPLSSTAPNRQTANKPEVAPNGANGSYALQVGAYKTKADAEQQRAKLALQGFESKITRYEGAGILYYRVRLGPFPQFEQMNRVRQRLAEAGIDTAIIRPSNNP
- the argS gene encoding arginine--tRNA ligase is translated as MLPAQKQIIESIFIDALKNLASSSAHEVDLPITLERPKVAAHGDVASNLALQLAKPWRMNPRQLAQQLADSVCAHPRASGLIESAEIAGPGFINLKLSAAAKQAVVWAVLNETTAFGCLEAEAGQPARRVLLEFVSANPTGPLHVGHGRQAALGDILANVLGTQGWRVHREFYYNDAGVQIHNLALSVQARARGLAPGHADWPETAYNGEYIAEIARDYLAGATVTRQEGEPVQGLADVSDLDAIRCFAVAYLRREQDIDLQAFGVKFDQYYLESSLYSDGRVEATVAALVAAGKTYEQEGALWLRTTDEGDDKDRVMRKTDGSYTYFVPDIAYHVTKWQRGFNKVINVQGSDHHGTVARVRAGLQQLGLNIPPGYPDYVLHKMVTVMRNGQEVKLSKRAGSYVTVRDLIEWSGGGSGASEKLQSALANDEIIRRGRDTVRFFLVSRKADTEFVFDIDLALQQSDENPVYYVQYAHARICSVLAQWGGDSLTLAQANLASLVSPHENALLKCLAEYPEMLARAATELAPHAVAFYLRELAGQFHAFYNAERVLVDDAAQRNARLALIAATRQVLANGLTILGVSAPSKM